The Candidatus Polarisedimenticolia bacterium DNA segment GCGCGGGTGGTGGAAGGCGCCGATCAGATTCTTCCCCGCCGGATGATCGACGGCCGTCTTTCCCCCGATCGCCGCATCCACCATCGCCAGCAAGGTCGTCGGAATCGAAAGATAGGGAACGCCCCGCAGGTAGGTGGCGGCGGTGAAGCCGGCCAGGTCGGTGATCATGCCGCCCCCGAGGGCTAGGATGGCCGTGTCGCGCCCTCCTCCCGCCGCAATCATCCGGTCCTCGAGGCGCGATTTCGTCTCGCGGGTCTTGGCGCGCTCCCCGGACGGAACCACAAGGAGCCTGACGCCCAACCCATGCCGGCGCAGGGCCCCGAGCAGCCGCCGGCCATGGAGCCGGGCGACGTGCCGATCGGTAATGAGGAAGTATCGGTGGGCGGGAAGGAGACGGGAAAGCTCCGGGGGAAGCCGGGAAAGGAGTCCCGGCCCGACCCGCAACGGATAGCGCAGATCCGAGCTCCGTGCAGGGGGAACCCGGATCAGGATGTTGGAAGGGCGGGCTGGCATCGGTCCTTCTTGCCGGGCTGACGGGCCGGCCCATGCCGGATGGACGGGCCTGCGCGGTGACGCGCCCGGCCCGGCCGTGTTCCAGGCGTCAGCCGTCCCGCTTCAGTGGCTCTTGGTCGGCGGGGGAAGCTCCTCCAGGTAGCGCTCGACCAGGCGGCGGTGCTGCGCGTCGTCGAGGGAGGATTGAATCAGCTTGCCGGCCGCCTGCAGCGCCACGTCGACCACCGTCCCCTTGAGCTGGGCGACCGCCTGACGCGTCTCGAACTCGATCTGCTTGCGTCCCTGCTCCAGGACCGCGTTCGCCTCCCCCTTGGTTTTCTCGAGGATCTCCGAGCGGACCTTCTCGGCCTCCTTCTGCCCCGTCTCGACGATGCGCGCCGCCTCGGCGCGCGCCTGCGCCAGCATCTCCTTGTTCTTCGCCAGAGCTTCGTCGGCCGCTTCGCGCGCCCGCTTCGACTCCTCCAGCGCTTCGCGGATCGTCCGGTCCCGCGTCTCGATCCGATCGAGAATCGGCTTCCAGGCGAGCTTCTTGAGGACGAACGCCAGCAGGACGAAGGTGACGATCGTCCAGATGATCAGCCCGGGATTCGGTTGTACGAGAGACTGTCCCATTCGCCCCCCGCCTTACGCCTTGAGGAGGACGAGCAGAATGCACACCGCCAGGCCGAAGAACGTCGCCCCCTCGATCAGGGCCGCCGCGATGATCATCGAAGTCCGGATGTCGTTGGCGGACTGCGGCTGGCGGGCGGTGCCGTCCATGGCGGAGGCGGCCAGCTTGCCGATGCCGGCGGCGCCGCCCATGACCGTCAGCCCCGCTCCGATGCCCGCCGCCAGGTGACCCAATGCATTAGGACCCATTTCCATTCTCTCTCCTTGAAGGGCTCCCGGGATTCCTTCCCGGGAGACTAGTGGGGATGAACCGACATCCCGATGAACAGCGAGGTCAGCATGGTGAAGATGTAGGCCTGAATGAATGCCACCAGCAGCTCCAGCAGGTTGATGAACAGCGCGAAGCCGACCGAGATGGGGACCACGAACCAGGCACCCATGATGAAGATCAGACCGAGCAGCGACAGGATGACGATGTGCCCCCCCATCATGTTGGCGAAGAGCCGGATGCACAGGGAGAAGGGCTTGGCGATCATGCCGATGATCTCGACCGGCACCATGATCGGGATGAGCCAGGCCGGCACACCGTGAGGAACCAAATGACGGAAATGCCCGACCAGGCCGTACTGCCGGACGCCCGAGAACTGGATCATCAGGAAGGCCATGATCGCCAGGCCCGCCGTGACGCTGATGTTACCGGTGGCCGTGGCGCCGAAGGGGACCAGGCCCAGCAGGTTGCAGAACAGGATGAAGCAAAAAGTGCTCAACAAATAAGGCACGTAGCGCGCCCCCTCGTGCCCGATGTTGGGGATGGCGATCTCGTCGCGCACGA contains these protein-coding regions:
- the aroB gene encoding 3-dehydroquinate synthase, with product MPARPSNILIRVPPARSSDLRYPLRVGPGLLSRLPPELSRLLPAHRYFLITDRHVARLHGRRLLGALRRHGLGVRLLVVPSGERAKTRETKSRLEDRMIAAGGGRDTAILALGGGMITDLAGFTAATYLRGVPYLSIPTTLLAMVDAAIGGKTAVDHPAGKNLIGAFHHPRAVLADVSTLATLSERDFRSGLAEVVKSAVVGDAALFQRLERSRAAVLSRHPSALTDLVIACGRVKSGVVRADEKESGKRAILNFGHTVGHALERLSRYRLTHGEAIAIGMCVEARAAEAAGILRTGEA
- the atpF gene encoding F0F1 ATP synthase subunit B, giving the protein MGQSLVQPNPGLIIWTIVTFVLLAFVLKKLAWKPILDRIETRDRTIREALEESKRAREAADEALAKNKEMLAQARAEAARIVETGQKEAEKVRSEILEKTKGEANAVLEQGRKQIEFETRQAVAQLKGTVVDVALQAAGKLIQSSLDDAQHRRLVERYLEELPPPTKSH
- a CDS encoding ATP synthase F0 subunit C, with the translated sequence MGPNALGHLAAGIGAGLTVMGGAAGIGKLAASAMDGTARQPQSANDIRTSMIIAAALIEGATFFGLAVCILLVLLKA
- the atpB gene encoding F0F1 ATP synthase subunit A; amino-acid sequence: MMSPWLRFLAEEPAASHAASTAEAAGHEAPGKFDAGHMILEHILDSHELELPFLGHVHLPEIHLFGLDISITRHVVMMWVASLLVITVGFLAARSIRHAKGRIGHLVEMAVLFVRDEIAIPNIGHEGARYVPYLLSTFCFILFCNLLGLVPFGATATGNISVTAGLAIMAFLMIQFSGVRQYGLVGHFRHLVPHGVPAWLIPIMVPVEIIGMIAKPFSLCIRLFANMMGGHIVILSLLGLIFIMGAWFVVPISVGFALFINLLELLVAFIQAYIFTMLTSLFIGMSVHPH